The genomic region TCGGTATTAGGAGCGACGATCAGGAACTTTCCCGCCGCATTGATCACCTGCGAAGTCGGCGGCAGGTCGAGCGCCTCGAGGATCTTCAGCGCCGCGCATTCGCTGAGCAGCGACACATAGGCGGACCGGCCGCGCAGGATCTTCGCCGCGCCCCGGTTCGACTCCCCGCCATCGGCGAAGATGAAGCGCTGGATCCCGAAGAGGTCACCTTGAACGAGAAGGAATTTGGTATGATCCCAATCCTCTCGACCCTTCTGCCTGGCGGCCACGGCTCTCTCGTCATCCTTGCGGTCGTGGTGGTAGCGCCAGAGCGCGGTGGCCAGCGCCGCCGTCGTGCGCGAATGGTCGTAGAGCGAGACCTCCGGTTTCGTGTTGCCGGCCGTGGCCGAAGGGATCGCGTGGGTGAACTGGAACCAGACCGTATCGAAATGGTCCAGCCAGAGCGCCCAGTCCGCCCGGTGCGGCGCCGGGATCGCCGCAAGCGCCTCCACGAAGCCCTCCCACAGCCGCCGGTATTCGTCCTGGGCCTCCTTGTCCGAGGACAGCTTGACCTCCTTGTCCGGCACCGGCGCAAGCGTCTCCGGGCCCGCGCGCCGCAGAAGATGGCGCATGTGGCCGGACTTGCCCGGGGCATTCTCGCCAAGCTTCAGTTCGCCGAAGAGGCTGAGCAGCCGCGTCCGGTAGTGACTGGTGTTCCCTGTCGGCTCGCGGGCCGCGTTGTATTCCTCCCAGTCGCGACGCTCGAATCCGCTGGCGATCCGGTCGCCGCAGGCGACCATCCACTGCAGGAAGGTGTGCGGCAGATGATGGCCGGCCGCCGCATTGACGAGGGAGTCGTCGGGCTCCTGACCGTCCCTGTCCCGTTGCGCAGCCTTCTGACGCGCCGCAAACGGAGAGACGTCATGCGTCAGGGACGGCAGATATTCTTCGATCAGGTCGAATGCGGCCGCCGTGTAGGCTGCATGCACATGGGAGAAATAGCCTTTCGCACCGGCGCCCGCCGGCTGGGGGCAGTAGATCTGGCGATAGGCGTCGAGTCGCGCCTTGCCGACCGGGTCGTCGTCCAGAATGCGCGCCCGCTCGGCGAACTTGCCGAGATCGTGCATGAGCGCCGCAAACGCGACCCGCGCAGAAGCCTGGAGGCGCGCCGTCGGTCCCGACTCCCCGCTCATCTTCGGATTTTCCCCTTTACCCCTGTCCACACCAACCCGGTTGGGTTCCGCCGTCGGTCGTCCTGCCGACGGCTCCACCCTCACGCCGGGGATTGATGCTCCCACCGGAGAGCATGCACAATCATCACAACCTTGGGAAGACCCTTCAGGCGGCAGGCGAAAAAACGCGATCATGGTTGCCGGCGGGCCGCAGCTTCAGGATGGACGGGACACGGCGGGCGTCCTGTTGTGCACCGTGGGGCTGGCACCCCAGGTGGTCACGGAGACGCTCTATGCGCTGGCCAGACTTGTCAGGCCGCGATTCCGGCCCGCCCGCCTGATCCTGCTCTCGACCGCCGCCGGCCTCGAGCTGGCGCGGCGCACGCTGTTCCAGCACCCGCGGGGAGCCGTATTCCGGCTTGCCGCGGACTGGCCTGAGGTGCGCGTGCCGGAGCCGGAATTCGTCACGCTGGAGGGACCGCGCGGTCCGCTGCCGGACATCCGATCCTCCGAGGAGGCGGCAAGCGCGGCCGACCAGATCTGCTCGCTGCTGCATCGGCTGACACGAGAGGACATGCCGCCGCTGCATGTCTCGATAGCGGGCGGGCGCAAGACGATGGGCGCGGTCATGGCGGCGGCGATGTCGGTCTATGCGAGGCGGGACGATGCGATGTCCCACGTGCTCGTGAGTCCGCCCTACGAGAATCGCCCGGATTTCTTCTATCCCGACCCCGCCGACCCCGAATCGCAGCGCGCCGTCACACTGGCGCGCATTCCCCTTGTCAGCCTGCGTGGGCACCTGCCGCACCACCTGCTGGCGCGCCCGCTTTCCTATGAGGCGCTCGTGCGCGAGGTGACCGAAGGGCTGTCCCGGCCCCGGCTCGAGATCGATCTCGTTCGCGGTGATCTCAGAGCCGCCGGTGTGCATCTCGGCCTGCCGCCGCTGGAGGCGGCCTTCTACGCCTGGCTGGCCCTGAACCGCGCGCGGGGTGGCGAGAGCGTGACCGCCCGCGCAGCCGACCCCAGGGAGTTTCTGGACATGTATGACCGCTTTCTTGCCGCCTCCGGCCGACCGGTTGCGGCCGGAGACCGGGTCCGTCAGGCCCTCAAGGAGGGCTTCGATCCGGCCTGGTTCAACGAGCGCAAATCCCGCATCAATGCCGCCTTGCGCCGGCAATTGGGATCCCAGGCCCTGCCGTTCCTCATCATGCGCACGGGCCGCCGGCCGGAATCCGGGCTCGCCATCGCCCTGCCGCGAGCGCACATCCGCGTGGCCCGTTAGCTTGAGCCCGCTCCGCCGCATCCGCGCACCACAATGTTGTGACGGCTGAATCCTCCTCGCCCTTCGGCTCAGATCGGCCGCGGCCGCCCGCACGACCGGCGTGCGCGGGGCCGGTATCTGATGAGGAGGAGCGAGCCGATGCGAACGGGAACGTCTCTGGTCGCCGTCATTGCCGCCACCAGCTTTCTGCTCGGGGGATGCGCCACCATCATGGGAGGCAAGCACCAGGATGTGGCCATCACGACCTCGCCCGAGGGCGCCCGCTGCACCATCCAGCGCGAGGGGCTGAGCGAGCCCGTCGCCGAGGTCGTCACCCCGGCGACCGTGAACCTGCGCCGGAACAAGCATGATCTGAAGGTCACCTGCGCAAAGCCGGGCCTTCCGGCCGCCACCCGCGTCGTGCCCAGCAAGACGAATCCGTGGTGGATCTGGGGCAACCTGCTTCTTGTCGGCGGGCCGCTCGGCATCGTCATCGATGCCATCACGAAGGCCAACAACAAGTATCCGAAGCAGGTGGAGATTGCGCTTCCGCCGTCCGGGAATCAGCCGCAGGGATCCGTCGGCGGGGACCGGTAGCGGGAGGGCGGACGGGCGGGCCCGCATGTCCCGAAGCCTTCATCTGCTCTGCTACGACATCAGCGACCCTCGCCGCCTGCGCCAGGTGTTCAGGATGGCAAGGGCATACCGGGTCGCGGGCCAGAAATCCGCCTTCGAATGCTGGCTCACCCCGGGCGAGCGGCAGGCGCTGCTGATCGAGCTCGAGCGGATCATCGACCGGCGTGTGGACCGCATCCACTGCTTCGCGCTCGACCCGCGGTCGCGCGTACGCTGCTTCGGCCGGGCCAGAAGCTTCACGGGGCCGCCCTTTCTCGTCGACTGACCGGACTCGCGCCATGGCGGGGAGCAACCCATGGCCACGCTCTACATCGACCGCCGCAATATCGAGCTTGCGCTCGATGGGGACACGCTCGTCTGCCGCGACGGCGAAGGGCGGGCCGCCACCATTCCGCTTGCGCCGGTGGACCGCGTCTATCTGCGCAGCGGGGTGAAGCTCACCTCCGGCCTGCTGGCCGCCCTCGGCGCACGCGACGTCGCGGTGGTCATTCTGCACGGGAGGAAAGGCGTGCCAGTGCTGTTTCATCCGCGCCCACATCGCGATGCCCGCCTGCGCTGCGCCCAGTACCGCCTGCTCAACGACGACGCCTTGCGGCTGCAGCTGGCACAGCTCGTCGTCAGCGGCCGGATTGCAAGCCAGATCGAACTGCTCTCTGAGCTTGCCATCCGCCGGCCCAAACACGCGGCGAAGCTCGGCGCGCGCGTCGAAACGCTGGAAAGCATGCGCCGGCAGGTCTCCCGCAAGACCGACCTCGACGCGCTGCGCGGGCTCGAGGGCGCGGCGGCCCACCACTACTTCGCGGCTCTGGCCGAGATCCTCCCCGAGAGCCTGGAGTTTTCCGGCCGCAACCGCCGCCCGCCCCGCGACCCGGTCAACGCCGCGCTCTCGCTCGGCTACACGCTGCTGCATGCGGAGGCGGTCATCGCCGTCTATGGACATGGCTTCGACCCCTACATCGGCTTCTACCACGGCGTCGACTACGGACGGGAATCGCTCGCCTGCGACGTCGTCGAGCCCCTGCGCACCGAGGTGGACGCCTTCGTCCTCGCGCTCTTCCTGGAACGACGACTGCGGCCCGAACACTTCACGACCGGCCCTCACGGCTGCTTCATGGGCAAGGCCGGCCGCCAGCGCTTCTATCAGGATTTCGAGCGCGCAGCCGAGCGCATCCGCCGGCGCTTCGACGAGCTGCTGTCCGCGCTCGCCGACACCCTCCTCCAGAACGCGCCGGCTGGCGATGGCGAGCGGCATGATGGCACCTCCGTCGACGAGCCGGGCTCATGACCGTGGAGAGCGGACCGCCATGCCCGACTACGTGATCTGCTACGACATCAGCGATCCGCGCCGGCTCGCCCGTCTGCACCGCCACTTGCGCCGCCGTGCCCTCGCCATCCAGTACAGCGTGTTCCTGATGCGCTGCGATGCGCGCCGCATCGACGACGAGCTCACCGAGGCCGCCTCGCTGATCGACCCGCGCGCCGATGATCTGCGCTGCTATCGTCTTCCCGAACGCGGCTTTGCCGCCCGCTTGGGCGCGGCGGTGCTGCCCGAGGGGATCCTGCTCACCGACCTGCCCATGCCGCTCGTTGCGCCGGCCGGCTGCAGCCCGGACGACGGTGGTGATGATGGGAGCTCTGCAGCGAACCGGGCCGGTGACGGGACCGATCTTGGGGACGCTCCGTCGCGGCCCCGGCGCCAGCTCGCCCGCCGCCGCGGCCGGAGGCGGCCGCGACGCCTGCGCCGGGACTCCTTCCTTCTCCTGCGGTAGAAGGAACGAAGGATTGCCGGTTCAGCGGGGCGCGATGAGCGGGCGGCACCGGCTGCGGATTGCCCCCGGCTCTCCTCGTCGGATCCGGGTCTTGCGGCGATGCGGGTAATGGAAGCCGTCTCCGTGCCGGGGCGTGAAAGGAGGGATCGATGACGAGAGACGATTCCGATGATGCCATCGATCCGGTGGTCCCGACCATCATGGTGCCCGCGCTTTCCTGTCTCGGGCTGCTGGACCGCGATTCTCTCGAAGAGCTGCTCGGAAAGATCCGGCAGAACGAAGATCACGATGTGGTCCACATGCAGATCATCGTCCGGCGGGGCTGCGACCCGTCGACCACAGTCGACTATTGCGTCTGGATCAACGATGAGACCGGCCCGGTTCCCGCCCCGGTTCAGCTTTGCGTCTCGGCGCCGGCGGACCTGTTCAGGCGCATCGTCCGCCTGGCCCTGAAGATCGGGCCCATGGACGACATTCTCGGCAAGGACGCCTTCCATGCAGAGTCGTTCCATTGATTTCGGCCCGCGCGGATCGGCCCATTCCCCTATCGCCACCAATCCGCGGAAGACGGCTGTCCGCCGTAAGCTTTTCCGCCCCTTCGGCGGTCTGTGCCTGCGGCGCCCGCATGCTGGCCGTGGCGAACGGGCAAGCGAAACCCATCTCGGCGAAGGGCCGGTCGCGCCGCGAAAGGCGGGCGTCACGCACGGGCGAGGTGCAACAAGGTCTTGACAGGGGCTGACGTATGCGTAAAGTTTCTTTGGTAAGTCTGGCGATGCCGTCAGGTTTTGGAATCGCTCTTTGCAATCGTCTGGATTTGCAGGATTTTTTCGGGCGCCAGAGTCCTAATGCTGCCCCGATCTCGAGGGGATTGAAACGCTTCTTCTAAAACCTTTTCATATTGTACCCCCGGTCCTAATGCTGCCCCGATCTCGAGGGGATTGAAACTCAAGTTCGCCCTTAATAATATTAAGGGCCTGTAGTCCTAATGCT from Rhodothalassiaceae bacterium harbors:
- the cas1-1 gene encoding CRISPR-associated endonuclease Cas1 1 produces the protein MATLYIDRRNIELALDGDTLVCRDGEGRAATIPLAPVDRVYLRSGVKLTSGLLAALGARDVAVVILHGRKGVPVLFHPRPHRDARLRCAQYRLLNDDALRLQLAQLVVSGRIASQIELLSELAIRRPKHAAKLGARVETLESMRRQVSRKTDLDALRGLEGAAAHHYFAALAEILPESLEFSGRNRRPPRDPVNAALSLGYTLLHAEAVIAVYGHGFDPYIGFYHGVDYGRESLACDVVEPLRTEVDAFVLALFLERRLRPEHFTTGPHGCFMGKAGRQRFYQDFERAAERIRRRFDELLSALADTLLQNAPAGDGERHDGTSVDEPGS